From the genome of Papaver somniferum cultivar HN1 unplaced genomic scaffold, ASM357369v1 unplaced-scaffold_12393, whole genome shotgun sequence:
aaaaaaattgaaatcagactgtttcttttttcttttttttttttggagaagatAAAATTCATTCACTAGAGAGTGCTGAGCTAGcactaaaagaaataacacacagcTATTCAAACTGGACAACACAAAACGAATAAAGGGGAGTgtaaaacatggaacaaaaaaACATTTCGCCTACTACATGTTTGAAGCTAGTTACTACTTAAAAACCTCCCAACCGTGCATGAAATTCACAAACTTAAAATGCTTAAAGGATTCATGAACTCTCGCCCAACTGAATAAGGAAGCCTTCACTTTAATAATAACCCTTTCTACTGTTTTTTCCTTGATGCGGAAAACTCTATCGTTCCTTTCCTCCCAGATTTGCTATAATATGGATCGCCATGCATGGTGTACACTTAGATCTTTTTGTAACTTCACAAAGTTGCACCACGCTTTCGCTTGGTGTCCCCCATTGGTCTTTTTTCAGCTTTTGCGAATTTGCCCGAATTGAGTGAAATCAGACTTCCAACACAAGTGGTTGCAGACAAATATTTGGGCATGCAGGGGATATCCAAAATCTTAGGTCTTCCATATTTTAGGTCATATGAGACTAAAACATCCTTGGACAATTCACCTTCTAACCTTCCATAGCCGTACAATAGAATCTCACGATTCTTATTGACATAATGCATGGGCACTAATGAATAAatatttgtttcatcttttgaaatGCTGAAGATTTTAGTCCAAGAATCTTTAACTCCATAATCTTTGATCAACCACGGATCGATCTTGCTATTCGATCTATCATTAACTGATAGGTAAAGGTCCTCTCCCAAGACACCCACTTCCATATCAAGCCAGTTCAGCTCATCATCAAGATAACAACTGTCCGGTATATGGATCTCTTTGGTTCGCACTTCAACTATATCGAATGAAACTATGACTTCTGTTTCTTTAGTCCAATGAATAATTCGCCCATTTAAAGGCTT
Proteins encoded in this window:
- the LOC113331110 gene encoding F-box protein CPR1-like gives rise to the protein RIQGNINAVKSNKSNPFSEYGVYYDWKIDEYKLFKTVGNDNDRYDTSSSEVWVCRLGSESWESIGNIPYDTNYSTAICEKPLNGRIIHWTKETEVIVSFDIVEVRTKEIHIPDSCYLDDELNWLDMEVGVLGEDLYLSVNDRSNSKIDPWLIKDYGVKDSWTKIFSISKDETNIYSLVPMHYVNKNREILLYGYGRLEGELSKDVLVSYDLKYGRPKILDIPCMPKYLSATTCVGSLISLNSGKFAKAEKRPMGDTKRKRGATL